In the Populus trichocarpa isolate Nisqually-1 chromosome 1, P.trichocarpa_v4.1, whole genome shotgun sequence genome, ATCCTGCctctaaatcatttaaaaatatattcaaataaaaataaaatatgctgatctatcaaatttatttcaaagttCCAAGTGGTAACATCAAATATCTATGGATTCTAAACATCAAAGTAATATGATGGATCTATAAATcataatgaaaatttaatttatttagaaaccatttccaaaaaacaaaaaaagaaggtgaAAGACTAAATAAAAGGTTAACTCaatatcaagataaaaaataaaaagaaataggatgtgattttttttttgtgtatattgATATTTAGAGTTTATTTAGTAGTATGGTTATcctgtattttgttttattcatgaTCTTGAAAGTATCTTATTAATCAAAATCTATTATAGTTTTACATGAATTCTATTAAAAATTCTattataaaactttattatagaaacagcttttttttaaatttaattttttaaatcacaatgaTAGAAGTTACTACAACGCTCaaacaatgatgatgattgtTGTAGGCTGGCGGTTGAGATGATGAATATACATGTGTtaatttgttgatgagcgaggAATTAATCCTCTCAAAAAACCGTAATTTAGAGAAGCATGGGAAATATGCACGATTTAATTGGGCTTATTTAAGTTTTGCAGGGCTTCTTAAGAActcgtttggaaacgcggttgaaaccgcgttcccataaaatttaaattttttttgttataatttaatataatttatatgttttggatcgttttgatgtgctgatgttaaaaatgatttttaaaaaataaaaaacatcatttgcatacatttcggcacgaaaagttatttgcaaagcaaccgctactacactgccaaacacgctctaaaagTCAGCTATGCACATgtatatttctattattattattatattattatatacaaAAACATATCAGCATATatgttttggttttctattgAAATGATCCACAATTTTGGGCAATTGAACCAAACTAAAACTATTTtagataagtaaaaaaattcaaaatttcattcaagataaaaaaacaaataattagatGTGTAAAACACATGTTTTGagcaattaaaccaaaaaaaaaactaaaaatattttagattagtaaaaaatccaaaatttaattcaagaaaaaaaaacaaataattatttcatctCAGAAAATACATATAGGGATTAGTTCATCTCAGAAAAAGAATATATAGGgattagttaattatttttaaaaaattcagcaACTAAATTATTTATGTCTTGAGAATACAagaactaaattataatttacccAACTTAAAATTCTGATTCCATCAAccgagagagaaaagagagtagagagagagagagacgcaAAACATAGAGAAGCAGCAGTCCTCCATTTTCTCTCAAAAAGTAAAAGCCTGCGTTGAATAGAAGAAAGCAAGACCCAACAATCTCTCTGTCTCTATAAAATCTTGTTCTACCCTTGTCTTGCCTTTGTTATTCTTGCCTCGACCGATCCCTATAAGAAGAAGCACAATCATGGTGAGTAGCCCTTTACTTGTTTCGATCTCTAGTACTGCTATCTGTTTTTAAGTGACGACTGAGATGACCGTTGATGCTCTAGATCTGAGACTTGATCTCTAATTCGACGGCAGCGGCAGATTTAAACGGCTTCGTCTTTTGTCCCTGTGCCTGCACCACTATTCCGCTAGATCTTACGCCACTAGTTGATACTGTTAATTTTAATCATTCATGTCTCCGATGCTCCATTtcgtgtatttattttttcataatggTCCTATCCGAACAGTAGTTAAACTCAGTGCTGtgtttctttgaatttataGATAGTGCGGCTTTTTGTCCGATCTAGTCATCttgttttgtaaattattttaggtTACTTGTATAAtctctgattattttttttattctctagaTGTCAGGATTTATGGTTCAGTTGATCACCAAATAATCTTGAAATGTGATTTAATAGaccaaaactcaaaaaaaaaattaaaaaattattcaacgtGGTCCTTTATCATCCTGAATTGTTCGAGTTTTTGAAGCTTTGATGGACTAATGTCATGAATCCGAATGTTATTTGTTCGGATATGTGATCCATGGTTTATAAGCTGCGCCTGCTTATGTGATATCTCCTCTACCAAGGCTTATCTCGTCAATAAGAAGGAATTGAGGAAATAATAATAGAGGGAGGATCTCTGCTGTTAGGAACCTTGAGGAAGCTGTTGCCCGagtgccttttgttttctttgcattTCTGTCTCACCGCGTGTTATTTAACTCTCTGCGTGTGCAGGCCAACGCAGCATCTGGTATGGCTGTGCATGATGACTGCAAGCTGAAGTTCTTGGAGCTGAAGGCGAAAAGAACTTACCGCTTCATAGTTTATAAGATTGAGGAAAAGCAAAAGCAGGTTATTGTGGAAAAGCTTGGCGAGCCTGCCCAAAGCTATGAAGATTTTACTGCAAGCCTCCCTGCTGATGAGTGTCGCTATGCtgtttatgattttgattttgtgactGAAGAGAATGTCCAGAAGAGCAGAATTTTCTTCATTGCATGGTAATGACATTGAACATTGTTTATACGCTCACGCTCACGCTCACGCGCACGCTCACGCTATCACATAACcgtttattatttttgggacttCACTTGTAAGTTTTGCTCATCATTTTCTCTGTGGTTTACAAAGGTCTCCTGACACATCACGGGTGAGAAGCAAGATGATTTATGCTAGTTCCAAGGACAGGTTCAAGAGAGAACTAGATGGCATTCAGGTAGAATTGCAGGCAACTGATCCAACTGAAATGGGTCTTGATGTCATCAAGAGCCGTGCCAGCTAAATGCATGTCTCCAAATTTCGCAGTGGAGAGTTCGATGCCCTCTACATTTGAGCGAAATGTTTATAGCTTGTGGCAGTGAACCTGACTGAATTATGAGATTGGTTTGTTTGCTTGAGTTTTACCCTACAATCCTCTTCTAGAACCAATCCGGTGATTTTGGTTCAATATTTATGATCCGTCATGTAATGAACTAAAGGGATGTGTGTTTCCTTATAGCTATGTTCACAATCTTCGGTGTACCGTCATCTGATGGTAGAGAAACCGGGGTTTGTTCCTACAACTTTGCAAATGGATGTTTCACtctttttcagattttttttcacgACTGTTTAATTCAGTCCTGGGATTTGTCATTGAAGTGTTGGTATTGATGGTTCATTTTATACATGGATGTGGTACTAACCAAAAAGAGTCTGCTTTTCTTCTACAATAATTTCTTTCCCCAGATACTTGCAACTAATTGTTTATATGGCAATGGAAAGTAGCTGGAAAAGTGTTTGCTGATATGCCTGTAAATATTTTTGACAAGAATTAGTTGTTGGAGCCCTGTTTCTTTGGCACCGTTGGTGGATGCTTTCTCCGAAAAGAACATGTCGTGCTGTCATATTATGTACGTGCATCCTGCTCAGTTTAACATGAAAATGTTCTGTCATTGCTGTTATTTGTGCTGAAAACACAGGTTCCCAAATTCTAAATGTACAGGCACAGGAGCTTCATGACAGGGAAGGGACGAGGATGATAAGATTCAAGAATGGAAGGCTCATTTAGCCTATTTTGTCTAGTGTCTTCCTAGATTCATATATTTCTTACCTTCCAAAGAGGTGGCGGGAAAAGATGAGTGCTTCCATTAGAAACAAAAGTTTTCTGCTGCCTTCCTATTGACAAGCGCATCAGTCTCTCGTATTCTTCCCCTCACAATCTCTTCAATTTGGGCGGTAGGAAATCATGCTGCCCTTGTTGCTTGTCTTCACCATGTTCGCTTCGTTTCTCTCCCAAGTCCTAAATCAAACGACTGAAGTTTGGGTTCACCATCTTAATTTCTCCACTCGTTGACGACGTCTTCCCAAAATCTCAAATTTCTACGCCTTCGTTTTACACAACAACAAATGAAGAGTTGCACTTTAGCAATCAATGTGATCGATCAAAATTTATAGACCAGTATGCCATGAGAAACGGTCGTTTAAAAATGGAAAATTAGGCTTCTAAAAGTCTTTTAAGATGCTGCCAACCCATTTCTCAGCTCTGAATATCAATTCCCTGTAACACAATTGCTGTGAGAAGTTTGAAAAAGAAGCTATTCAAAGTGGCACATAAATTGATCGCAAAGACATAGAAATTATTGGAGCTAAGTTATTGTATGAAAATAACAGCTTCCACAAAGAATCATTGCAAGTTATGAGAGGCCTGAACAGTGGGCTGCCAAAATTTACTAACAGATTCTGATGAATAAATTGGCAAAGCTTCTTTCAGCTTCATACCGGTTATCCTATAATACAAACTACATGAAAAAATGTCTATATCTGTTTGGCAATATAATAATTAGCGCCTAAGGTCCAGGAACAACGTTCCATCTTTAAGACCATCTCACTCGCATAGGGATCTCTGCCAGGTTTTCATGAAACAATACACCGTTCCACTAATTTTCAGGCATAACTGGGTGGGTAGAAATAGAAAACTTCCTTGAAGCTCCATGACTAAGAGACTTGTGTGTAGCCTGATTTGGCTTCACGCCCCTTCTTATCATGTCATCTCGCAACTCAAAAGCCTTTCCCAGTTCTCCTGCAATGCAGCAACCATATATCAAAAAATTGTACGCTAGTGTATCAGGCTTCAGACCCTTATTTAGCATCGTGTCCCAAAATTCAATAGCTCCATCTAAATTACCCCTTCTACAGCACTGATATATAATTGTAGAATAAGTAATGCAATCTGGAAAAATAGCGTTGTCTATCATTTCATCCAGGAGCTTGGTTGCCTCCTCAACCCTGCCCAATTTGCAAAAGCCACGGACAAGTATATTATAGGAAACAGTGTTTGCTAAAAGCCCTTTAAGCATATCATTATGCAGCTGAACAGCTTTCTCCATGCTCCCTTCCCTGGCGAGGTGATCAAGGAAACAACAATAAGTAACGTGATTTGGAGTTGAATTGCTAACTAGCATTTCCTTCCAAAGAAGCTCAGCCTTATCCATGAGTCCTGCTTTGCATAATTCATTTATCAGGGTAGTGTATGTGACAATATTTGGAGTACATCCTTCATCAATCATTATATCCCAAATTCCAAACGCCTTCTTAACACTCCCAGCTTTGCTGTACCCATCAATCATGCTTGTGTATATTACTTTATCAGGCCTCAATCTCTGGTCATGCATATTCTTCAAAAGACCAAATACTGCACTTgtatcttgttcttttatagTTCCATCTATGAGTACAGCATAACACACAAGATCCATGTCTACTCCTCTCTTTACCATCTCACGACAAACACCCAATGCATCTCTCAATCTGCCTTCTTTGCAATAACCATGTAGAAGAGCGCTGTAACACATCTCATTTAACTTAAAATGCTCTCTGTGAAGGTCATCAATAAACTTTTTTGCCTCACATACTCTACCAGTAGAACAAAGACTGCTTATTAGAGGCCTATAAGTATATGTATCTGGAACAAGACCCTTTTGTACCATTTGATTGAGCAATTCAAAGGCTTTTACTGTGTTTCCTTCCTTACAGTGTCCTTCTATCATAACATTATAAGTCACCTCATTTGGCATCATGTTCTGCTCTAACATTTCGTCAAACAATCTAAAAGCATCAGTCATCCTATTTGCTCGAAAAAGAGCAGATATTAGGGTGGTAAATGTGTACGTGTTTGGTGCAATGCCCTTCCCAGTCATCTCGTGATACAGCCTGAATGCCTCATGCAACTTGCCTTTGTTGCAGTATCCACTTATTAATGATGTGTAGGATACCACAGTAGGTTTCAATCCTTTATCAATCATCTCATCAAAAAAAGACACCGCTGCACTCAAATTCCCCAACTTGCAGTGACCATTTATCAAGGAATTGTAGGGATAGACTGTAATTTTTATCCCTGCCATGATCATTTTACCAAGAAAATGAATTGCAGTATCCAGTTTTCCCCTTCTACAAAATGAATCGATCAAAATAGAATAAGTGACATCATTTGCACATAAGCCCTTCTCTCCCATTTCCTTGAAAAGCAACTCTGCTTCATCAAATTTACCATCTTTACATAAAGAATTGATTAATGCATTGTAGACAAATAAACTAGGCATCGCCCCAACTTTCTTCACCCTGTTAACCAAATCAAAAGCATCGACTACCTTCCCCTTCCTCCTCAACCCTTCAACAAGACTTGACAAAGCTGCTTCAGTTGGAACAAACCCCAACTCAATCATTTCATCCATTACCCCTGCACCAACCTCAAACTCTTGCACTTTACATAATCCAAGAACTAATGTACAATAAGTAACCTCGCTAGCTGTCAATCCCTTTTGAATAAGACCATTCTTGATCTCAACAGCCTCCCAAACTCTCTTGTTCTTGCATAGCCCATGAATTAACACATTATACACCACTACATTCAAATCGCTAGACTCCATTCGCTGAATCATTTCCTTGGCCTTAGCAAAATTCTTCAACTCACAGAAACTTCGAATTACTGCCACATAAATATAAATGTCAGGCCTAATACCCATACTCAAAATCTCACCAAACAACACTAAAACCATATCGACTCGCCTGATCTTGGCAAGCCCATTTAATACTTCACCCAAGGTCCTAACTTGAGGCATCAATTCACACTGCCTCATCAACCTGAATATCAAAACACTATCAAACATTCTCTTCTCCTGCACATAACTctgaatcaacaaatcaaaacccaAACTAGAAATGAAGTCACATTTCTCGAAACAGTCCAAGAGAGCCTCAAAAACCTCTCTTGGATCCAACCCCCCACGAAGAAGCAGCGTTTGCAAAAGCGAAGAAGCAGGCCAGAATAAATTAGCATTAACAAGGGCATGAATTAGAATACAGAAGGACATGGTAGAGTGGTTAAAGTTTTTGTGCAAACCCAAGAAGTTAAAAAACCTCAAAGCTAACCTGGTATCATCAAGAGTAAGCAACAAGACCTTCTCAACATGGTGAGGCTTTAATTTAGTTGAAATGAACGGATCGTTAAAAGCGATTTTCCAGCTTTCCTTTCCTCGAACGATGTTCCTGAGGGTCGCTATGAATTGCGAGTCTTTAACGTCATTGTCTTGAATAGCAGAGGTGCAGTACAAGTGTTTGGGCTTTGTTTGGAAGATGGGGATGGGGTTTAAGACTAATCTATGCGGGTGACAGCGATggaatttcattctttttaaggAATTGAATATACAAGATAGACGAGAGAGCTTTCTTCCACTTTTCCAACGAAAAATGGAGTTCAGCTCGGTGAGTCATGTAGCGATGTTGAAATGTAAAGGAGAGCAAATAGATGGCGTGAAACAGTTTGAGTAATTTGGGCTAAATGGAGCCCAGCTTACGGGATGGGTCGGGTCACTTTTCTTATGGGCTTCATCCACGACATCAACCTAAGCCCAGTCCAATCTCCAAATACCCAAGCCCTGAGCCCACATTTAGACACTTgatgtatattttgatgattttaatctGATAGTGAAATGATTAATATAATGTATATCTTATGTATTAATTTACTCGCCAATAAATATGTTGTTTACTTGATATTTATAAATCtatatttaatgtttaattcAATGGTGActggatttgtttttaataaaacaatgttgctttgttttttttttttttcaagtcaaatattAGGTTGATCTAGATGCATCCCCAACCCACAATCTAAACCTCGAGCAAAAACAATGAATTACCCTTTTTACACTCATACCCCAAACATACGCTActtatttttccatttaatatctctaaaaaatgATGTGACAAATTCTTATTTAAGTTCCATTTGATTGATGGTTTGCGCCTCACTGCAAGCTGGATTAAAAAAGGCGtaactaatatttttctagtaaaaaaaaaaactatacaggAGTTGATTCGATGTGACTTGGTTGACTTAACAGATTCAATGAAAACCTGTACAATCgctaaaaacatagtttgattttaaaaattcaagacaatatctttttttatatatattgagaggACAACAAATCGGATTGACCTGAGTTAACCCATGTTAACTTTATGAATCCacaacccgagtcatgagattatgataatcctatacaaaataaatcaaaacacattatgaagtctaattttcaattaGCCCagcattgaaggatgaaattgaaaaaaataattaaaaaatgacaaaaaatgactcaagtcaGTTCAAGTTAATTTGCGAAATTCACGATCCAAGTCACGAGACCAAAATAACCtcatgaaaagtaaataaaaaaaatcataaagtctaatttcaatcaacccaatgttaaatgatgaaattgaaaaacaaatcaattaaaaaaacactaaaaacaactcaagtaaactcaaactcgtgactcgagTTATAggaccgagataacctcataaaaaatacataaaaaaacaaattgattcaACTCAAGTTAATATGTCAAGCCTGCAACCCGGgttataagaccgagataaccccatagaaaataaataaacaaattatgaagctaatttttcaataaacccattattgaattatgaaatatgaaaaaaattcaatctaaaaaagaacataataaaacaacttgaGTCTATTCTGGTTAACTCACAAAACccgtgactcgggtcatgataCTGgtataacctcataaaaaacaaaccgaaacaaatAATACAAcctttttcataattaatctaGTGTTTAAGAtgctgaatgatgaaattaaaaaaaaataccaattaaaaaataaaaaaacttgagtcaacccgtCAAAATCATGACAAGGATCAAGAGACTAAGATAACCACATTGAAAgtaaattatgaataaaaaaaaataacttgaaaacaagaaagaaaaaaaaaattattacaataaatagtATTCTGCGAGGTGAAACATGCCGAAAAAAcaacatcttttaatttttttattttgtgttaatacacgttttttaaagaaaaaagtcaaCACGATTCttagaattattattgtttttgcatACAGTtcctcaaattcattttttttctctttctatttattttttaaaagaacactTTAGTCCCcttattataattgttttttccaaaCAAGTTGAATATTCGATCCATGACCATCTctacttgaaaaagaaaaaaacacaaaaagaaattcaagacgTGTAATGAAGCAACAGCAAAAAGCGAAAAAAGTTCGAAATGGCGTCGCCCGGACTCGAACCGGAGACCTTCAGTGTGTTAGACTGACGTGATAACCAACTACACCACGACACCTTCTTGTGTGTTTATGTTAAATTATGATATAAAGAATACAAAGCAAATAGCAACTAGTTTGAAGATATAAATAGGGCGTAAAGGAAGCTGCTATCTCCTCCACCTCTTTAGAGTTAATACACCTTGAGCATCTCTGAATCACGGCTCTCTTCCTTCGAGGAAACCtgccctcctcctcctcctcctcctagtAAATCAAGTTCttcctctcttcctctcttgctttcttcatcttatttttcttattctaagttaaaacaaagaaaaaagcaacatGTCAAGCGCTTTGGATATGTCCCTCGACGATATcatcaaaaatagcaaaaaacccGGATCCGCTAACTTCCGGGGCCGTGGTCGAGGCCACCCTTCCGGAGCCGGTCCTGCTCGCCGCTTCCCTAACCGCGCCGCCAATCGTTCAGCTCCTTATACCGCCGCTAAGGTACACACACTTTCTCTCTTGAAAATCAGCTAGAATGAgtttcaatattttgtttttttaataatttttttctgtgTTGTTCCCAGGCTCCGGAAAGCACGTGGCAACACGACATGTTCAGGGATCAATCAGGTCGGACCTCCTCTTTAGAAGGAGCAAAGCTCTATGTTTCCAATTTAGATTATGGAGTCTCTAACGAGGACATCAAggtaattttcaatttttctgcGTTATGGATCTGGATTTCTCTATCAATTTCAAATTTCCCTCTAATTACTATAATTATGTAAGTAAATTGAAGGTTAATCATGTTTAAATTTAGTGTATTGTTTTAGTAATGATAGATAGATTAACTATGTACAGGAATTGTTCTTGGAAGTGGGTGAACTGAAAAGGTATTCGATCCATTACGATCGGAGTGGCAGATCGAAGGTATCTAACTCGAGCTTGGCATAACCTACGTACTTTTGATGGATTCTTTGTGTCCTGTTTTGGTTTAgaaacctcttttttttaggGAACGGCAGAAGTTGTCTTCGCACGACAAGCTGAAGCTGTCGCTGCTGTTAAGAGATACAACAATGTTCAGCTTGATGGGAAACCGATGAAGATAGAGATTGTGGGAACAAATTTTGTTGCTCCTCCTGCGCCTCCGGCTGCTAATGCTGCTTTTGGAAATTCTAATGGAGTTTCTGGACGGTAATATCTCCCCTCCTACTCTGGTCTTTGTCGCTTGTCTACTGTAAATTCCTAATTATGGTTTGTAAAAGAGCAAAATTctgagattttctttttcttggtagCCTGTTGTCAACTGTGTTGTTCATTGTTACTATGATCTCGGTGAATATGTTATCTGCTGAAAAAATATGTTGGAAACTTGTGATTTTGATATTGTCATTGCTTGCTAATGTTGTGCAATTATCCCTTGTTGCTGCTGAATTgcttttagaatttttgttcGACATTTATTTCTCTTGTTATAGGAAAATCTGGTCTAATTTTGAGATTTGCTGGCCAATCACAGTACATTATATGCATTGTTTCAGAATTTTATATAGTATGATTATCTGCTGGTCAATTaagttttaacttttatatatttctcaCGTTAAAGCCTCTTTTCCCCTTAAACATATGATCTTGATATATTGTGTTGGTGCGCATGCTTTTGGTAGTAGTGGGCTTTTTGTGCATTGGTTTGTTAGAACTTAAAAGTTAGTCTGACTGACATTTGTATATGGTAGATGCTTTTTCTCCCTTTGAGGTCATGGGTTTTGTCAGGCATGTCAAAATATCATAATGGTGTCAACTCTCTCTTTGCATTGAGTCTATCATTTCATGCCttcattgaattcaatttttcaatttaaaataaaacctcAGAACtctcttttatgtttcttttttagatttaatttctaattgatTTCACTCAAAAAACTTATCCAAAAATCAAGTTTGCACGTTGTTGTCACCCACTACATTGTGGagttaaaacatgaaaatggaTTTGTGACAAGCACAGTCTTGCAACCTCATTATTTAACTGTGACTTTGGAGGGGAATATTTAAGCAAGGGAAATTTATAGTTTCATTAAATTTCTTGCAAATGAGGATTATGTTTGAGAAATATAAAGTATCTGCTAAGgtttatttagttttctttttctctttccttgctGAAATTGGAACATTTATGTCTCTTATTTTCGAgtccaaatttgacataattaTTGATGAATGATTTTCACACACCTCTTTCATTAAttcatcaacataaaaatacagAAGAAGTTAAGAAGGTTTGTTACAGATTCTAGAGATTGCAATTGATATATACATCTACGAAagatttaaacaaatcaatttgtATGAGTCATAGCATTATCCTAGGACTAACAATAACATAAGTTAGTTAGAACACACATTTGTCTTCTATTATGCCCCCTCAAGATGGCATACGGGTGAGAACTCCAATCTTGGATTTGAGATGAATAAATTGTTGTCTAGGAAGAGGCTTGGTAAGGTATCAACATGTTGATCTTTAGAGGAATCATGAGCAACATGGAGAACACCACTTTGGACTTGATCGCGAATAAAATGGAAATCAATAGCAACATGCTTCATTCTCGAGTGAAAAACCGGACTGGAACAAAGTTGGGTAGCCCCAACATTATCACAATAAATGATTAGACAACGGGGAAGCTTAATACCAACATTAGTTAAAAGTGAACAAAGCCAATTTAGTTCAACAACAATATTGGCAACAAAGCAATATTCTACCTCTGTGGATGATCTGGCCATAGTCCGTTGCTTTTTAGAGCTCCAGGAAATAGGAATTTTGCCAAGATAAACAACATAGGCCCTTGTGGAGCAGAACATGTTTTTGTCGCCAGCCCAATCAACATCA is a window encoding:
- the LOC7485721 gene encoding actin-depolymerizing factor 2 isoform X1 encodes the protein MANAASGMAVHDDCKLKFLELKAKRTYRFIVYKIEEKQKQVIVEKLGEPAQSYEDFTASLPADECRYAVYDFDFVTEENVQKSRIFFIAWSPDTSRVRSKMIYASSKDRFKRELDGIQVELQATDPTEMGLDVIKSRAS
- the LOC7485721 gene encoding actin-depolymerizing factor 2 isoform X2, producing the protein MANAASGMAVHDDCKLKFLELKAKRTYRFIVYKIEEKQKQVIVEKLGEPAQSYEDFTASLPADECRYAVYDFDFVTEENVQKSRIFFIAWSPDTSRVRSKMIYASSKDRFKRELDGIQVELQATDPTEMGLDVIKSRAS
- the LOC7465126 gene encoding putative pentatricopeptide repeat-containing protein At5g59900 isoform X2, translated to MKFHRCHPHRLVLNPIPIFQTKPKHLYCTSAIQDNDVKDSQFIATLRNIVRGKESWKIAFNDPFISTKLKPHHVEKVLLLTLDDTRLMRQCELMPQVRTLGEVLNGLAKIRRVDMVLVLFGEILSMGIRPDIYIYVAVIRSFCELKNFAKAKEMIQRMESSDLNVVVYNVLIHGLCKNKRVWEAVEIKNGLIQKGLTASEVTYCTLVLGLCKVQEFEVGAGVMDEMIELGFVPTEAALSSLVEGLRRKGKVVDAFDLVNRVKKVGAMPSLFVYNALINSLCKDGKFDEAELLFKEMGEKGLCANDVTYSILIDSFCRRGKLDTAIHFLGKMIMAGIKITVYPYNSLINGHCKLGNLSAAVSFFDEMIDKGLKPTVVSYTSLISGYCNKGKLHEAFRLYHEMTGKGIAPNTYTFTTLISALFRANRMTDAFRLFDEMLEQNMMPNEVTYNVMIEGHCKEGNTVKAFELLNQMVQKGLVPDTYTYRPLISSLCSTGRVCEAKKFIDDLHREHFKLNEMCYSALLHGYCKEGRLRDALGVCREMVKRGVDMDLVCYAVLIDGTIKEQDTSAVFGLLKNMHDQRLRPDKVIYTSMIDGYSKAGSVKKAFGIWDIMIDEGCTPNIVTYTTLINELCKAGLMDKAELLWKEMLVSNSTPNHVTYCCFLDHLAREGSMEKAVQLHNDMLKGLLANTVSYNILVRGFCKLGRVEEATKLLDEMIDNAIFPDCITYSTIIYQCCRRGNLDGAIEFWDTMLNKGLKPDTLAYNFLIYGCCIAGELGKAFELRDDMIRRGVKPNQATHKSLSHGASRKFSISTHPVMPEN
- the LOC7465126 gene encoding putative pentatricopeptide repeat-containing protein At5g59900 isoform X1, translated to MKFHRCHPHRLVLNPIPIFQTKPKHLYCTSAIQDNDVKDSQFIATLRNIVRGKESWKIAFNDPFISTKLKPHHVEKVLLLTLDDTRLALRFFNFLGLHKNFNHSTMSFCILIHALVNANLFWPASSLLQTLLLRGGLDPREVFEALLDCFEKCDFISSLGFDLLIQSYVQEKRMFDSVLIFRLMRQCELMPQVRTLGEVLNGLAKIRRVDMVLVLFGEILSMGIRPDIYIYVAVIRSFCELKNFAKAKEMIQRMESSDLNVVVYNVLIHGLCKNKRVWEAVEIKNGLIQKGLTASEVTYCTLVLGLCKVQEFEVGAGVMDEMIELGFVPTEAALSSLVEGLRRKGKVVDAFDLVNRVKKVGAMPSLFVYNALINSLCKDGKFDEAELLFKEMGEKGLCANDVTYSILIDSFCRRGKLDTAIHFLGKMIMAGIKITVYPYNSLINGHCKLGNLSAAVSFFDEMIDKGLKPTVVSYTSLISGYCNKGKLHEAFRLYHEMTGKGIAPNTYTFTTLISALFRANRMTDAFRLFDEMLEQNMMPNEVTYNVMIEGHCKEGNTVKAFELLNQMVQKGLVPDTYTYRPLISSLCSTGRVCEAKKFIDDLHREHFKLNEMCYSALLHGYCKEGRLRDALGVCREMVKRGVDMDLVCYAVLIDGTIKEQDTSAVFGLLKNMHDQRLRPDKVIYTSMIDGYSKAGSVKKAFGIWDIMIDEGCTPNIVTYTTLINELCKAGLMDKAELLWKEMLVSNSTPNHVTYCCFLDHLAREGSMEKAVQLHNDMLKGLLANTVSYNILVRGFCKLGRVEEATKLLDEMIDNAIFPDCITYSTIIYQCCRRGNLDGAIEFWDTMLNKGLKPDTLAYNFLIYGCCIAGELGKAFELRDDMIRRGVKPNQATHKSLSHGASRKFSISTHPVMPEN
- the LOC7485720 gene encoding THO complex subunit 4A, encoding MSSALDMSLDDIIKNSKKPGSANFRGRGRGHPSGAGPARRFPNRAANRSAPYTAAKAPESTWQHDMFRDQSGRTSSLEGAKLYVSNLDYGVSNEDIKELFLEVGELKRYSIHYDRSGRSKGTAEVVFARQAEAVAAVKRYNNVQLDGKPMKIEIVGTNFVAPPAPPAANAAFGNSNGVSGRGRGRGGALGRLRGVGVGGGGGRGFGRGRGRGRGRGEKVSAEDLDADLEKYHSEAMQIN